The following are encoded in a window of Nibricoccus aquaticus genomic DNA:
- a CDS encoding penicillin acylase family protein, producing MPAAKRRSFKKILLRILAVALLTIALSSGWFYWQLKKSLPVLDGEIALPASGLTAPVTIERDALGVPTIRAASRLDAARALGFLHAQERFFQMDLSRRKAAGELSELVGEGALPLDKTARIHAFRTVARATLAQLAPAERSLLDAYTAGVNSGLSSLHARPFEYLVLRSEPAPWQPEDSILVAHAMWMDLQDADGAYERTLAALRDTLGTAATNFFSPLIAPDDAALDGSTAALPPTPGPRILDLRPRPEPGSETTFSSASSDSALLTTRYSLLTTPKEGSNSLALSGAHTATGAALLANDMHLSLRVPNTWYRASLDFPSASAATRTRVTGVTLPGTPLVIAGSNGHIAWGFTNSNADTVDTVAISASDLDRTLYLHEGRTREFEKRVETIAVRGGDPVTHTILLSPWGPIIGNNIRGQHLALKWTAHDPAATNFTLGELETATTVDDAVAIAHRSGIPTQNFLVADSTGAIAWTLAGKLPRRIGFDGRLPVTMSFGDRRWDGFVPENQIPVIGEGPLSFDASRLSTANQRLLGGDALALIGDGGYEPPLRASRIQQLLAPLEKATPADLLAIQLDDHAPHLDRWHLLLLRTLADDTRISAKTRDALTPALSPWTSRATTDSTSYRLVHNFRRHVTARALGPIFERTTELYPEFNIYRLRYEPALWRLLDEKPAHLLAPAYATWDDLLAAAATDLATDDDGPATTWGEQNTARIRHPLSRSLPGFLARLLDMPADPLPGDKDLPRVQTPNHGASERFAVSPGHESEGIYHMPGGQSGHPLSPYYRAGHDAWLKGEPTPFLPGPAQHTLTLTP from the coding sequence ATGCCCGCCGCCAAACGCCGCTCCTTCAAAAAAATCCTCCTCCGCATCCTCGCGGTCGCCCTCCTCACCATCGCCCTCTCCAGCGGCTGGTTCTACTGGCAGCTTAAAAAATCCCTCCCCGTCCTCGACGGCGAAATCGCCCTCCCCGCCTCCGGCCTCACCGCTCCGGTCACCATTGAGCGCGACGCCCTCGGCGTCCCCACCATCCGCGCCGCCAGCCGCCTCGACGCCGCCCGCGCCCTCGGCTTCCTCCACGCCCAGGAACGCTTCTTCCAGATGGACCTCTCCCGCCGCAAAGCCGCCGGCGAACTCTCTGAACTCGTCGGCGAAGGCGCCCTCCCGCTCGACAAAACCGCTCGTATCCACGCTTTCCGCACCGTCGCCCGCGCCACGCTCGCCCAGCTCGCCCCCGCCGAACGTTCCCTCCTCGACGCCTACACTGCGGGCGTCAACTCAGGCCTCTCCTCCCTCCACGCCCGCCCCTTCGAATACCTCGTCCTCCGCTCCGAGCCCGCCCCCTGGCAGCCCGAAGACAGCATCCTCGTCGCCCATGCCATGTGGATGGATCTGCAAGACGCCGACGGCGCCTACGAACGCACCCTCGCCGCCCTCCGCGACACCCTCGGCACCGCCGCCACCAACTTCTTCTCCCCACTCATCGCCCCCGACGACGCCGCGCTCGACGGCTCCACCGCCGCCCTCCCGCCCACCCCCGGCCCCCGCATCCTCGACCTCCGCCCCCGCCCCGAACCCGGCTCCGAAACCACCTTCTCCTCCGCCTCCTCCGATTCCGCCCTACTCACTACTCGCTACTCGCTACTCACTACTCCCAAAGAAGGCTCCAACAGCCTCGCCCTCTCCGGCGCCCACACCGCCACCGGCGCCGCCCTCCTCGCGAACGACATGCACCTCTCCCTCCGCGTCCCCAACACCTGGTACCGCGCGTCCCTCGACTTCCCCTCCGCTTCCGCCGCCACGCGCACCCGCGTCACCGGCGTCACCCTCCCCGGCACCCCCCTCGTCATCGCCGGCAGCAACGGCCACATCGCCTGGGGCTTCACCAACAGCAACGCCGACACCGTCGATACCGTCGCCATCTCCGCCTCCGACCTCGACCGCACCCTCTACCTCCACGAAGGCCGCACCCGCGAATTCGAGAAACGCGTCGAAACCATCGCCGTCCGCGGCGGCGACCCCGTCACCCACACCATCCTCCTCTCCCCCTGGGGCCCCATCATCGGTAACAACATCCGCGGCCAGCACCTCGCCCTCAAGTGGACCGCCCACGACCCCGCCGCCACCAACTTCACCCTCGGCGAACTCGAAACCGCCACCACCGTCGACGACGCCGTCGCCATCGCCCACCGCTCCGGCATCCCCACGCAAAATTTCCTAGTCGCCGACTCCACCGGCGCCATCGCCTGGACCCTCGCCGGCAAACTCCCCCGCCGCATCGGCTTCGACGGACGCCTCCCTGTCACCATGTCCTTCGGCGACCGCCGCTGGGACGGCTTCGTCCCCGAAAACCAAATACCCGTTATAGGCGAAGGGCCGCTTTCCTTCGACGCTTCCCGCCTCAGCACTGCCAACCAGCGCCTCCTCGGCGGCGACGCCCTCGCCCTCATCGGCGACGGCGGCTACGAACCCCCGCTCCGCGCCTCCCGCATCCAGCAACTCCTCGCCCCCCTCGAAAAAGCCACCCCCGCCGACCTCCTCGCCATCCAGCTCGACGACCACGCCCCCCACCTCGACCGCTGGCACCTCCTCCTCCTGCGCACCCTCGCCGACGACACCCGCATCTCCGCCAAAACCCGCGACGCCCTCACCCCCGCGCTCTCCCCCTGGACCTCCCGCGCCACCACCGACTCCACCAGCTACCGCCTCGTCCATAACTTCCGCCGCCACGTCACCGCCCGCGCCCTGGGCCCGATCTTCGAGCGCACCACCGAACTGTATCCAGAGTTCAACATCTACCGCCTCCGCTACGAACCCGCCCTCTGGCGCCTCCTCGACGAAAAACCCGCCCACCTCCTCGCCCCCGCCTACGCCACCTGGGATGACCTCCTCGCCGCCGCCGCGACCGATCTCGCCACCGACGACGACGGCCCCGCCACCACCTGGGGCGAGCAAAACACCGCCCGCATCCGCCACCCCCTCTCCCGCTCCCTGCCCGGCTTCCTCGCCCGCCTCCTCGACATGCCCGCCGACCCGCTACCCGGCGACAAAGACCTCCCCCGCGTCCAGACGCCCAACCACGGCGCCTCCGAACGCTTCGCCGTCTCCCCCGGCCATGAGTCGGAAGGCATCTACCACATGCCCGGCGGCCAAAGCGGGCATCCACTTTCCCCCTACTACCGCGCCGGCCACGACGCCTGGCTCAAAGGCGAGCCCACCCCCTTCCTCCCCGGCCCCGCGCAACACACGCTCACCCTCACACCCTAA
- a CDS encoding c-type cytochrome yields MSKYHKIIAILGAFIAALIVTVFRMQIGIAARENPSPEQRVERGRNLVEKVAQCADCHTPRLATGQLDRSRWLQGAPLGFKPLMEMPWMPVAPGIAGLPGYTEEQAIAFFMTGVRPNGTKCLPPMPEYALSREEAAEVVAYLRSLPAGR; encoded by the coding sequence ATGAGCAAGTATCACAAGATCATCGCCATCCTGGGCGCGTTTATCGCGGCGTTAATTGTCACCGTTTTCCGGATGCAGATCGGGATCGCGGCGCGGGAGAATCCGTCGCCGGAGCAGCGGGTGGAGCGGGGGCGCAATCTGGTGGAGAAGGTCGCTCAGTGCGCGGATTGTCATACGCCGCGGCTGGCGACGGGGCAGCTGGACCGGTCGCGGTGGCTGCAAGGAGCGCCGCTGGGATTCAAGCCGCTCATGGAAATGCCGTGGATGCCGGTGGCTCCGGGGATCGCGGGGTTGCCGGGCTACACGGAGGAGCAGGCGATCGCGTTTTTCATGACGGGCGTGCGGCCTAATGGCACGAAGTGTCTGCCGCCGATGCCGGAGTACGCATTGAGCCGGGAGGAGGCGGCGGAGGTGGTGGCGTATTTGCGGAGTCTGCCGGCGGGGCGGTGA
- a CDS encoding nucleoside 2-deoxyribosyltransferase, with amino-acid sequence MKTKKKSYTVYFASELFSLKHLIGNAYLAEAIYEKSHGRYLCVLPQNLEQRGNTAQSIRDQDIRTLLECDLGLFNYDGPELDSGTVVEFMFAKFADIPSVILRSDFRHGGDQRGDPWNLMTSFYPRTANVILDSLGLYKAQLGNRHRGNAPLDEVVRLAGQHSSAGAQLMCEQIAQACVRALDRVVATEPIMPKHLREEVYHWLALMPGFKGKEKELRKDLEKILERKVDHDLL; translated from the coding sequence ATGAAAACCAAAAAGAAGAGCTACACCGTCTACTTCGCCAGCGAGCTCTTCAGCCTCAAGCACCTCATCGGAAACGCGTACCTGGCCGAGGCCATCTACGAAAAATCGCACGGCCGCTACCTCTGCGTCCTGCCCCAAAATTTGGAGCAGCGCGGCAACACCGCTCAATCCATCCGCGATCAGGACATCCGCACGCTCCTCGAGTGCGACCTCGGCCTCTTCAACTACGACGGCCCCGAACTCGATTCCGGCACCGTCGTCGAATTCATGTTCGCGAAATTCGCCGACATCCCCTCGGTCATCCTCCGCAGCGATTTCCGCCACGGCGGCGACCAGCGCGGCGACCCGTGGAACCTCATGACGAGTTTTTATCCGCGCACCGCCAACGTCATCCTCGACAGCCTCGGCCTCTACAAAGCCCAGCTCGGTAACCGCCACCGCGGCAACGCCCCCCTCGACGAAGTCGTCCGCCTCGCCGGACAACACAGCTCCGCCGGCGCCCAGCTCATGTGCGAACAAATCGCCCAGGCCTGCGTCCGCGCCCTCGACCGCGTCGTCGCCACCGAGCCCATCATGCCCAAACACCTCCGCGAAGAAGTCTACCACTGGCTAGCGCTGATGCCCGGTTTCAAAGGTAAGGAAAAAGAACTCCGCAAAGACCTCGAAAAAATCCTCGAACGCAAAGTCGACCACGACCTCCTCTAA
- a CDS encoding DUF5069 domain-containing protein, which yields MSFVPGLRSSYSKVGRLVYFGRLLDKIRLQAADRLPTDYHANLGIGFDARTCTFLGVAYADLKARTLAGGTDADILAWAHAHGTPRTDDECNTWSRFMMKIGWRDDRSAALQQRITALGLEGKPIETFFDLNEFDEGRDPVTGRFWENPPA from the coding sequence ATGTCCTTCGTCCCCGGTCTCCGCAGCAGCTATTCCAAAGTCGGCCGCCTCGTTTATTTCGGCCGCCTCCTCGATAAAATCCGCCTCCAGGCCGCCGACCGCCTCCCCACCGACTACCACGCCAATCTCGGCATCGGCTTCGATGCCCGCACCTGCACCTTCCTCGGCGTCGCCTACGCCGACCTCAAAGCCCGCACCCTCGCTGGCGGCACCGACGCCGACATCCTCGCCTGGGCCCACGCCCACGGCACGCCCCGCACCGACGACGAATGCAACACCTGGTCCCGCTTCATGATGAAGATCGGCTGGCGCGACGACCGCTCCGCCGCCCTCCAGCAACGCATCACCGCCCTAGGCCTCGAAGGAAAACCCATCGAAACCTTCTTCGACCTCAACGAATTCGACGAAGGCCGCGACCCCGTCACCGGCCGCTTCTGGGAAAACCCGCCCGCATGA
- a CDS encoding gluconokinase translates to MIILLMGVAGSGKTTLGRLLATDLAWPFYDADDFHPPANVAKMAAGTPLTDGDRAPWLAALRQRIEQSLAANENAILACSALKAAYRHVLQPVPNEPIRLVYLRGTPELLASRLAARTGHFMKPAMLASQLSTLEEPADALLADIALPPATIVAQIRQSLGLSQNNL, encoded by the coding sequence ATGATCATCCTGCTGATGGGCGTCGCCGGGAGCGGCAAAACCACCCTCGGCCGCCTCCTCGCCACCGATCTCGCCTGGCCGTTCTACGACGCCGACGACTTCCACCCGCCCGCCAACGTCGCCAAAATGGCCGCCGGTACTCCACTGACCGACGGCGACCGCGCCCCCTGGCTCGCCGCCCTCCGCCAGCGCATCGAGCAAAGCCTCGCCGCCAACGAAAACGCCATCCTCGCCTGCTCCGCCCTCAAAGCCGCCTATCGTCACGTCCTCCAGCCCGTGCCCAACGAGCCGATACGCCTCGTCTATCTCCGAGGCACCCCCGAGCTCCTCGCCTCCCGCCTCGCCGCCCGCACCGGCCACTTCATGAAACCCGCCATGCTCGCCAGCCAGCTCTCCACCTTGGAAGAACCCGCCGACGCCCTCCTCGCCGACATCGCCCTCCCTCCCGCAACCATCGTCGCCCAAATCCGCCAATCCCTCGGCCTCTCTCAAAATAATCTATAA